DNA sequence from the Streptomyces cinnabarinus genome:
CTGCGCGAGCCACAGAGCCTGCATGCGCTGTGCCCACACGGGCCGCAGCGCATGCAGGCGCTCGGCGGCAGGCCCCCGTACGACGTTCTCGGACGCCACGTGGGTGCCGCCGCCGACCTCGGTGAGCAACCAGGCCTGGTACAGCTGCACCCCGGCGCCCACACCCGACCAGCCGAGCCTGTGCGGCGGCACCCGTTCGCCGACGTAGACCTCGAAACGGTGGCCGTGGAACCGGACGTGAAAGGTGTCCTCCGCGACTCCGGCGCACGCCTCGGTGATGCCCGGAACGCAGTCGGGCCACCGCCCCACCTCCGCGAGCAGGCCGAAGGCCGTGGCCGGCGGGGCGTGCACGACGGCCTGCGCCTGGCAGAAGCTGTGGGCGTGATCGGGCGAGAACCCCGACGGCCAGTGGATGTCGGGATGACTGTCTGAGACACCGGGCATCCGGTTCTTCCTCTCGTGGTGCTTGGTGGCATCGGGCACGGCCACTCGGCGTCCACTCTGCGCGGGTGTCCGGGGCCCGGCATACGTCGAATGACTGGGCGGTCGGAACGATTCTCAGGCCCCCTCAGGCGCCCGCCTCGGCGTCGAGCTCGGCGAGCGCGTCCCTGAGGGCGGCCCGCGAGGTCATGCCCAGCTTGGGATAGATCTGGTACAGGTGGGTGCCGATCGTCCGATGGGACAGGAACAGCCGCTCGGCGATCTGCTTGTTGGTCAGTCCGGTCGCGGCGAGGGTGGCGATCTGCAGCTCCTGCGCGGTGAGCGCCTGCCGTCGTGGCGTGGCGGCGGTCGGGGTGGCCCGGCCGCTCGCCCGCAACTCCGCCGCCGCCCGGGCCGTCCAGGGCTGGGCGCCCAGCTGCTGGAACGACCGCAACGCCAGCGTTAGTTGCTCTCGGGCCTCCGTCGTGGCGCGCAGCCGCCGCAGGCGTTCCCCGTGGAAGAGGCGGACGCGAGCGGTGTCGAAGGGCCGGCGTTCGGGGTCGGGCAGGGACAGCGCCCGCTCGAAGAGGGCCACGGACTCCTCGCCGTGCGTGGTCAGTGCCTCGCAGGCCAGGACGAGCAGTTCCAGCCGGGGTGACAGCTCCGCCATCCCGGACGCGCGCATCGCCGCCGTGTGGGCGGTGGCCTCTGCGTCCCGGCCGGTCCTGACGGCCGCCTCGACCAGGTTCATCGTGCCCCACATCGCGATCGGGACGTACGGCGCCACGGCCCCGGGCGGACTGAGCGCGCAGGCATGCTGGTAGGCGGTCCCGAAGTCGCCGCCGCCCAGGGCCGCCAGCGCCCGGGCATGGTCGGCGAAGTAGACCGCGCCGCGTGCTCCGCGCGGTGCCGCCCATCGGACGATCTCCCCGGTGAGCGCGTCACTGGTCTCCCGGTCGCCCCGCACCGCGGCCACGACCGCCCGGATGTACTGGAAGTACCAGGCGAAGAACCGGTAGTCGTGGTCCTCGCACAGGGCCAGGCCCTCGACCGCCAGGTCGTCGGCGTCGTCCCACCGGCCCAGGTGCAGATAGTCCAGGCCGAGGTGCATCAGCGCGCCCAGATGCCTGCGGACCGGTGCGGTGCCGGCCCGGCCCTGCTCGGCCAACCGGCGGGTGGCCCACCGGAATTCCCCGAGCCGGTCGGCGAAGACCGAGGCGGTGCCCACCCGGATTACCCGGTTGGGTTCGTCCCCCACGGTCGCGATCAGCTCCGCCAGCCGGGGCAGCGCGGCCGGTCCGGTGCGTGCCGGGTCGGCGAACGTCCGGGTGATCACCCACAGCAGCTCGGGCGGTTCGGGAGTCAGCCGGTCCACGAAGGCGAACAGCGGCTGCCACAGCTCCGGTTCACCGCCGTACCAGCACAGCAGCACCAGAAGGTGCAGAGCCTCGACGAGGGCGTCGTCCGAGGCGTCCCAGCCGTGCTGCCCGGTCTCGATCGCGCCGACCAGCAGCCGGTAGGCGGTGTCGATGTCGCCGTCCTGGTTGATCAGCAGGAACGCGGACGCGGCCGCCGCGTGCAGCGACTGCTGCCCGGAAGGATGCGCCTGGGCTCCGGCGAGCAGCCGTGTGGCGTCGTCCAGTTCGCCGCCGGAGTCCACACCGACATAGGCCGCCTCGGCCAGCCGACGGCTCTCGTCGGCCCTCGCGGGGCTCAGCGCGGCGGCACGGGTCAACGCGGCCACCGCGCCGAGCGCGTCCCCGCGGCGCAGGCGCAGGCGTGCCGCCTCCTCCAGCAGCGCAGCGACCGTCTCGTCCGGGCCCAGGGCGGCCTCGCCCAAGTGCCAGGCACGGCGCTCCGGTCGGTCCTTGAGGGCGTCGGCGAGCGCCTGATGGGCTTCTCTGCGCTCCGCGGGCGTCGCCAGCTCCACCACCGCGGAGCCGATCAGCGGATGCCGGAAGGACAGCCGCCGGTGGTCGGCCGAGACTGTCACCAGCCGGTCGCGGGAGGCGGGAGCGAGATCGTCCACGCCGGCCCGGCCGGCGACGGCCGCCTCGATCGCGGCCAGGTCACCGGTGCCGTCGAGAGCGGCGATCAGCAGCAGCTTGCGGCTGGGCACGGGAAGTCCGGCCACACGCGAGGCGAACAGGGCCTGCAGCCGCTCGCTCAGGGGCAGCACAGAGGGCACCGCCGCCAGGGTCGTGCGCTGCTCGGCGGAGAGCGCCGTCGGCAGCTCCACCAGCGCCAGCGGGTTGCCCCTTGCCTCGGTCGTGATGCGGCGCCGTACCGCGGGGGAGACGTCGGGGTGGGCGCGGGACAGCAGCTCCGCCGACGATGCGTCGGTCAGCGGCTTGAGCCGGTACTCGGTCAGACCGCTCGATTCGAAGAAGCTGTCGGAGCCCTCGCGGGCGGCGGTCAGAAAGCCGATCGGGCTGCCGACCAGCCGCCTGGCCACGAAGCCGAGCACGGCGTTGGTGGCCCGGTCCAGCCACGGCAGGTCGTCGACGACTAGCAGGAGGAGCGTGCGGGCGGCCGTCTGGCGGAGCAGCAGCAGGACTGCGGTGGAGGTCAGGAGGCGGTCGG
Encoded proteins:
- a CDS encoding SRPBCC family protein; protein product: MPGVSDSHPDIHWPSGFSPDHAHSFCQAQAVVHAPPATAFGLLAEVGRWPDCVPGITEACAGVAEDTFHVRFHGHRFEVYVGERVPPHRLGWSGVGAGVQLYQAWLLTEVGGGTHVASENVVRGPAAERLHALRPVWAQRMQALWLAQLKRLWENAPA
- a CDS encoding ATP-binding protein; the encoded protein is MKAGADRHGRVGTDLVGRDEDLAFVRSFLADSEVQGAALLLSGEAGVGKTAMLDEVARDAAHQGVRVLRARGVQFEADIGYAGLNQLLVPLFDDFDVLDPVHRDALRVAVGIGTGPAPDRLLTSTAVLLLLRQTAARTLLLLVVDDLPWLDRATNAVLGFVARRLVGSPIGFLTAAREGSDSFFESSGLTEYRLKPLTDASSAELLSRAHPDVSPAVRRRITTEARGNPLALVELPTALSAEQRTTLAAVPSVLPLSERLQALFASRVAGLPVPSRKLLLIAALDGTGDLAAIEAAVAGRAGVDDLAPASRDRLVTVSADHRRLSFRHPLIGSAVVELATPAERREAHQALADALKDRPERRAWHLGEAALGPDETVAALLEEAARLRLRRGDALGAVAALTRAAALSPARADESRRLAEAAYVGVDSGGELDDATRLLAGAQAHPSGQQSLHAAAASAFLLINQDGDIDTAYRLLVGAIETGQHGWDASDDALVEALHLLVLLCWYGGEPELWQPLFAFVDRLTPEPPELLWVITRTFADPARTGPAALPRLAELIATVGDEPNRVIRVGTASVFADRLGEFRWATRRLAEQGRAGTAPVRRHLGALMHLGLDYLHLGRWDDADDLAVEGLALCEDHDYRFFAWYFQYIRAVVAAVRGDRETSDALTGEIVRWAAPRGARGAVYFADHARALAALGGGDFGTAYQHACALSPPGAVAPYVPIAMWGTMNLVEAAVRTGRDAEATAHTAAMRASGMAELSPRLELLVLACEALTTHGEESVALFERALSLPDPERRPFDTARVRLFHGERLRRLRATTEAREQLTLALRSFQQLGAQPWTARAAAELRASGRATPTAATPRRQALTAQELQIATLAATGLTNKQIAERLFLSHRTIGTHLYQIYPKLGMTSRAALRDALAELDAEAGA